From a single Drosophila sulfurigaster albostrigata strain 15112-1811.04 chromosome 3, ASM2355843v2, whole genome shotgun sequence genomic region:
- the LOC133843565 gene encoding N-alpha-acetyltransferase 60 isoform X2, with the protein MAKQQLFGHLQFVLLITVAFAFVVCNKQCSKKKRTTFEQIARFNLWCTATTHGHNNCPNWKQRQQSSSFVDSMAQFTLYNKHNAPPNNDILTRVDCDCEHVPLCSINDVQLRFLVPDDLTEVRTLCQEWFPIDYPLSWYEDITSSTRFFALAAVYNLAIIGLIVAEIKPYRYVNKEDKGILPDSMGRTADVGYILSLGVHRSHRRNGIGSLLLDALMNHLTTIERHAVKAIFLHTLTTNQPAIFFYEKRRFTLHSFLPYYYNIRGKGKDGFTYVTYINGGHPPWTHTDHFKHYASKLRHTGSLCVWMASRVQHVVRWFYHKLLTRFNVIE; encoded by the exons ATGgcaaagcagcagctgtttgGCCACTTGCAATTTGTGCTGCTCATCACAGTGGCTTTCGCGTTTGTCGTTTGTAATAAACAAT gCTCCAAAAAGAAGAGGACAACTTTTGAGCAAATAGCGCGCTTTAACCTGTGGTGCACAGCCACAACCCATGGACATAATAATTGCCCTAATTGGAAACAACgacagcagagcagcagcttcGTCGATAGCATGGCTCAATTTACGCT CTACAATAAACACAACGCTCCGCCCAACAATGATATTCTCACCCGtgtcgactgcgactgcgaacATGTGCCGCTCTGCTCGATTAACGATGTGCAGTTAAGATTCCTGGTGCCCGACGACTTGACCGAG GTGCGCACACTGTGTCAAGAATGGTTTCCCATCGATTATCCACTGTCATGGTACGAGGATATTACCTCAAGCACGCGCTTCTTTGCGCTAGCCGCTGTTTATAATCTGGCCATAATTGGTTTAATTGTTGCCGAAATCAAACCGTATCGATATGTCAATAAGGAG GACAAAGGCATATTGCCCGACTCGATGGGACGCACAGCCGATGTGGGCTACATCTTATCGTTGGGTGTCCATCGTTCGCATCGTCGCAATGGCATTGGTTCGCTTCTATTGGACGCACTGATGAATCATTTAACAACAATCGAAAGACATGCGGTTAAGGCAATCTTCCTGCACACGCTGACCACAAATCAACCTGCCATATTTTTCTACGAGAAGCGAAG ATTTACGCTACATTCGTTTCTGCcttattattacaatattcGCGGCAAGGGCAAGGACGGTTTCACGTATGTGACCTATATAAATGGCGGTCATCCACCTTGGACT CACACAGATCACTTCAAGCACTACGCTTCCAAACTGCGTCACACTGGCAGCCTTTGCGTGTGGATGGCGTCTCGTGTCCAGCACGTGGTGCGTTGGTTCTACCACAAGCTGTTAACACGCTTCAATGTCATTGAATGA
- the LOC133843565 gene encoding N-alpha-acetyltransferase 60 isoform X1 codes for MAKQQLFGHLQFVLLITVAFAFVVCNKQCSKKKRTTFEQIARFNLWCTATTHGHNNCPNWKQRQQSSSFVDSMAQFTLYNKHNAPPNNDILTRVDCDCEHVPLCSINDVQLRFLVPDDLTEVRTLCQEWFPIDYPLSWYEDITSSTRFFALAAVYNLAIIGLIVAEIKPYRYVNKEVIANNISDSDDDFYTRLSGFPMQDKGILPDSMGRTADVGYILSLGVHRSHRRNGIGSLLLDALMNHLTTIERHAVKAIFLHTLTTNQPAIFFYEKRRFTLHSFLPYYYNIRGKGKDGFTYVTYINGGHPPWTHTDHFKHYASKLRHTGSLCVWMASRVQHVVRWFYHKLLTRFNVIE; via the exons ATGgcaaagcagcagctgtttgGCCACTTGCAATTTGTGCTGCTCATCACAGTGGCTTTCGCGTTTGTCGTTTGTAATAAACAAT gCTCCAAAAAGAAGAGGACAACTTTTGAGCAAATAGCGCGCTTTAACCTGTGGTGCACAGCCACAACCCATGGACATAATAATTGCCCTAATTGGAAACAACgacagcagagcagcagcttcGTCGATAGCATGGCTCAATTTACGCT CTACAATAAACACAACGCTCCGCCCAACAATGATATTCTCACCCGtgtcgactgcgactgcgaacATGTGCCGCTCTGCTCGATTAACGATGTGCAGTTAAGATTCCTGGTGCCCGACGACTTGACCGAG GTGCGCACACTGTGTCAAGAATGGTTTCCCATCGATTATCCACTGTCATGGTACGAGGATATTACCTCAAGCACGCGCTTCTTTGCGCTAGCCGCTGTTTATAATCTGGCCATAATTGGTTTAATTGTTGCCGAAATCAAACCGTATCGATATGTCAATAAGGAGGTAATAGCCAACAATATCAGTGATAGTGATGATGACTTTTACACCAGGCTGAGCGGTTTTCCCATGCAGGACAAAGGCATATTGCCCGACTCGATGGGACGCACAGCCGATGTGGGCTACATCTTATCGTTGGGTGTCCATCGTTCGCATCGTCGCAATGGCATTGGTTCGCTTCTATTGGACGCACTGATGAATCATTTAACAACAATCGAAAGACATGCGGTTAAGGCAATCTTCCTGCACACGCTGACCACAAATCAACCTGCCATATTTTTCTACGAGAAGCGAAG ATTTACGCTACATTCGTTTCTGCcttattattacaatattcGCGGCAAGGGCAAGGACGGTTTCACGTATGTGACCTATATAAATGGCGGTCATCCACCTTGGACT CACACAGATCACTTCAAGCACTACGCTTCCAAACTGCGTCACACTGGCAGCCTTTGCGTGTGGATGGCGTCTCGTGTCCAGCACGTGGTGCGTTGGTTCTACCACAAGCTGTTAACACGCTTCAATGTCATTGAATGA
- the LOC133843566 gene encoding uncharacterized protein LOC133843566, translated as MANLCFWNDFELKKPPLVTIQVEDTGFAKHVFVLINRYLQQVSTSNAQEFNQTAALIGRLIARRQNSFHNMPGFRAVCKLNTALCRLLRLDLARDLEHFRGALPDVCDDQLSGEMPTRSSFEYILVRLLSFYHLHERIRECCLAAAKYFGQLLRNNNFMEFITVLLAAMAKINNLSKLQTNNCAQLYNKLLPQRSHFPVVDKHKFLNDEWKLPTQLQVIKLNKTESPRVETTSSLAQASKVVTKVDKAKQKAKSDVGTVVSRKQPKTDIKESSFQVDSLTTVEDVKQFIVRESKARKQTPDSCVTKAIQHHEWLSAKTIFESKLKTKEPAKALNIFRKFIGNKL; from the exons ATGGCGAATTTATGTTTTTGGAatgattttgaattaaaaaaaccACCATTGGTCACTATACAGGTGGAAGACACAGGATTTG CCAAGCATGTTTTTGTGCTCATCAATCGCTACCTGCAACAGGTGAGCACGTCGAATGCTCAGGAGTTCAATCAAACTGCCGCCTTGATAGGACGTCTGATAGCTCGACGCCAGAACTCGTTTCACAATATGCCTGGCTTTCGGGCTGTTTGTAAATTGAATACAGCACTCTGTCGCCTATTGCGTCTTGACCTTGCGCGAGATTTGGAACATTTCCGTGGGGCTTTACCCGATGTCTGCGATGATCAATTGTCTGGCGAGATGCCAACAAGGAGCAGCTTTGAATACATCTTGGTGCGTCTGTTGAGCTTCTACCACTTGCATGAACGCATACGCGAGTGCTGTCTAGCGGCTGCCAAATACTTTGGCCAATTGCtgcgcaacaacaatttcatggAGTTCATTACAGTGCTGCTtgcagcaatggcaaaaattaataatctgAGCAAGCTGCAGACTAACAATTGTGCTCAGCTGTACAATAAGCTGCTGCCACAACGTTCGCACTTTCCGGTAGTGGACAAACACAAGTTCCTCAACGACGAATGGAAGTTGCCAACGCAGCTACAAGTCATCAAATTAAACAAGACAGAAAGTCCAAGAGTAGAAACAACTTCTAGCTTGGCACAAGCATCAAAAGTGGTCACCAAAGTGGACAAGGCGAAACAAAAGGCCAAATCTGATGTGGGCACTGTGGTGTCACGTAAGCAGCCAAAGACGGACATCAAGGAATCTAGCTTTCAGGTGGACTCCCTGACCACCGTCGAGGATGTTAAGCAGTTCATTGTACGCGAATCCAAAGCGAGAAAACAGACTCCCGATAGCTGCGTTACAAAAGCCATACAACATCATGAATGGCTGTCGGCGAAGACGATCTTCGAGAGCAAACTGAAGACCAAAGAGCCTGCGAAAGCTTTGAACATATTTCGTAAATTTATTGGCAATAAACTATAA
- the LOC133843559 gene encoding integrator complex subunit 7, with product MAHLTGTRVSMFNESFLNDNEHDSNAVLMELDKGLRSAKQGIQCEAIVRFPRLFEKYPFPILINSSFIKLAEFFVSGSNLLRFWVLRVCQQSENHLDKILNIDNFVRRIFMVMHSNDPVARALLLRTLGAVSRVIPEKPQVHHAIRRALDSHDTVEVEAAIYASSCFAAQSSSFAISMCAKISDMIESLQVPVPMKLLLIPVLRHMHHDANTAALVSKLCLELLPKYPAQSFVVAIINTLTQLSSRTLVGVPGQLNVLLEFMEDLRTPVRIQVLRSFNELAGKQSVNAWPKPAIGALISKFKLCRNGAEQFLFLSILLKLSECPLTCQQLLLEHREALLRLCVQCISKLDDYTTATQAMAVLSALVAFGAQKQLTQVDDILQIVNLHMEGVLLCTARRAECTRDLRRVLTYGIRITQANAEFGADFIELVSNTLGDNVVYPPANAQLICEALVGLCEHFQLRKYAFSTAEGMDDDTAMETDQPAPLKVNPLLAQLPLILYKLKKVTESETDDQQLRTVEILSALICQTTMGCYLPQQVVQCFELCIERVNCWTLYRIARTASRYGHHYVAAHIYTKVSQIVISDHMHYFLVALAQISQAECILNYGLEYAYMRDNYAPREAPEPLLPLMKRLESASNLYQQALASMRACSSPQHPCSFQLEYLKIRAQFLQTLHLAVTVKNAQVIVPPPAIAGSLAQNSRDYLQKFGHVTNQLRKLVKSLKACEETYARLYKSSFDADNVTLEFLEVAEFQCALFAHIIESICYATPPEPPVFLTTGTHPETRYFAASCQRMEQMQKNLPQELPNAKTISNRHLDVIIALIEIITKTPLCLPRYFFQILQSTQIKLSVSPQPRSATEPVLVQSGSNLVIKVEGVLQHFSKQQKHFRRVDSVQLSLTSQLMSPRPVNELVKLPNNDTVTLNQIVKPQRDFLSGSFLLPISSGGQFQVTLETFVIDEHGITWCTGPKSSMVVRVMDDPSKPAAVQVASTSQAVSQARRF from the exons ATGGCTCATTTAACGGGCACGCGCGTCAGCATGTTCAACGAATCATTCCTCAACGACAATGAGCACGACTCCAACGCCGTGCTCATGGAGCTGGACAAGGGACTGCGGAGCGCCAAACAAGGCATCCAATGCGAGGCAATTGTGCGCTTTCCACGTCTTTTTGAAAAGTATCCCTTCCCCATACTGATCAACTCGTCGTTCATCAAGCTGGCCGAGTTCTTTGTGAGCGGCTCGAACCTGTTGCGTTTCTGGGTGTTGCGTGTTTGCCAACAGAGCGAAAATCACTTGGACAAGATCCTGAACATTGATAACTTTGTGCGTCGCATCTTTATGGTGATGCACTCGAATGATCCCGTGGCACGTGCTCTGCTCCTCCGAACGTTGGGCGCCGTCTCACGCGTTATCCCAGAGAAACCGCAAGTGCATCATGCGATACGTCGCGCCCTCGATAGCCACGACACCGTCGAAGTGGAGGCGGCCATCTACGCCAGCAGCTGTTTTGCCGCCCAGTCCAGTTCCTTTGCCATCAGCATGTGTGCCAAGATCTCCGACATGATTGAATCCCTGCAAGTGCCGGTGCCCATGAAACTTCTGCTCATTCCCGTGCTGCGGCACATGCATCACGATGCCAACACAGCCGCCTTGGTCAGCAAATTGTGCCTGGAACTCCTTCCCAAGTATCCAGCACAAAGCTTTGTGGTAGCCATCATCAACACGCTCACACAGTTGTCGTCGCGCACATTGGTCGGAGTGCCTGGCCAGCTGAATGTGCTGCTGGAATTCATGGAGGATCTGCGCACTCCAGTGCGCATCCAAGTGCTGCGCTCCTTCAACGAACTGGCGGGCAAACAGAGTGTGAATGCGTGGCCCAAACCTGCGATTGGCGCACTCATCAGCAAGTTCAAACTGTGTCGCAATGGCGCCGAGCaattcctctttctctctatcctGCTGAAGTTGAGTGAATGTCCTTTAACctgccagcagctgctgctcgagCATCGCGAGGCTTTGTTACGCCTCTGCGTGCAATGCATCAGCAAATTGGATGACTACACAACAGCCACTCAGGCTATGGCTGTGCTCTCCGCCTTGGTGGCCTTTGGTGCCCAAAAACAGTTGACACAGGTGGATGACATACTGCAGATCGTCAATCTACACATGGAGGGCGTGTTGCTCTGCACAGCAAGACGGGCAGAATGCACCAGGGATCTGCGACGTGTGCTCACCTATGGCATACGCATCACGCAGGCAAATGCTGAGTTTGGTGCCGACTTCATTGAGTTGGTATCGAATACGCTGGGAGATAATGTTGTCTATCCTCCTGCGAATGCACAGTTGATATGCGAAGCACTCGTCGGACTCTGCGAGCATTTCCAGCTGCGCAAGTATGCGTTCTCCACAGCGGAAGGCATGGATGATGACACAGCCATGGAGACAGATCAGCCAGCTCCACTTAAA GTGAATCCTCTGCTTGCTCAACTGCCGCTCATACTCTACAAGCTGAAGAAGGTCACGGAAAGCGAAACCGACGATCAACAGCTGCGCACCGTCGAGATACTCAGCGCCTTGATCTGCCAGACCACCATGGGCTGCTACCTGCCACAACAGGTGGTGCAGTGCTTTGAGCTCTGCATTGAACGCGTCAATTGCTGGACACTTTATCGCATTGCACGCACAGCGAGTCGCTATGGGCATCATTATGTCGCAGCTCACATCTACACGAAGGTCTCACAGATTGTGATCAGCGACCACATGCACTACTTTCTGGTGGCGCTGGCACAGATCTCGCAGGCCGAATGCATACTCAACTATGGCCTGGAGTATGCGTATATGCGGGATAACTATGCGCCACGAGAGGCTCCCGAACCGCTCCTGCCACTGATGAAGCGTCTGGAGTCGGCGAGCAATCTCTATCAACAGGCTTTGGCCAGCATGCGTGCGTGTTCGTCGCCTCAGCATCCGTGCAGCTTTCAGCTGGAGTATCTCAAGATACGCGCACAGTTTCTGCAGACATTGCACTTGGCTGTGACCGTAAAAAATGCCCAGGTGATTGTGCCGCCGCCTGCGATTGCGGGCAGCTTGGCGCAGAACTCACGCGATTATCTGCAAAAGTTCGGTCATGTCACCAATCAGCTGCGCAAGCTGGTCAAGTCTCTGAAGGCCTGCGAGGAGACTTATGCTCGACTCTACAAGTCGTCGTTTGATGCGGACAATGTGACGCTGGAGTTCTTGGAAGTCGCCGAGTTTCAATGCGCACTCTTTGCGCACATTATCGAATCCATTTGCTATGCCACGCCACCAGAGCCGCCCGTGTTTCTGACCACTGGCACTCATCCGGAGACTCGCTACTTTGCCGCCAGCTGTCAGCGCATGGAGCAGATGCAAAAGAATCTACCGCAGGAGCTGCCGAATGCCAAGACCATTAGCAATCGGCATTTGGACGTGATTATTGCGCTGATTGAAATCATCACCAAGACGCCGCTTTGTCTGCCGCGTTACTTCTTCCAGATACTGCAGTCGACACAGATCAAACTGTCGGTGAGTCCGCAGCCACGCAGCGCCACGGAGCCGGTGCTGGTGCAGTCGGGCAGCAATCTGGTCATCAAGGTGGAGGGCGTGTTGCAGCACTTTAGCAAACAGCAGAAACATTTCCGACGCGTCGACTCGGTGCAGTTGAGTTTGACGTCGCAACTGATGTCGCCGCGACCGGTTAACGAGCTGGTGAAGCTGCCCAACAACGATACCGTCACACTGAATCAAATCGTTAAGCCACAACGTGATTTCCTCTCGGGCAGTTTTCTGCTGCCCATCTCAAGTGGTGGCCAATTTCAAGTCACACTGGAAACGTTTGTGATCGATGAGCATGGCATTACCTGGTGCACGGGACCCAAGAGTTCGATGGTGGTGCGCGTTATGGACGATCCCAGCAAACCGGCAGCAGTGCAAGTGGCGAGCACTTCGCAGGCTGTTAGTCAGGCTAGACGTTTCTGA
- the LOC133843560 gene encoding nibrin, translated as MLFVRVFVKFRRLCFVPLKMFVLTKVGDDKQKFMLSPNKMVYTVGRLSTDLILSEDLSISRTHVRLCLPSTDNKKPLSVIDLGSKYGTYINNDIPLNKKMPAKTLTPLQVGDNIRFGALKNIWQLSQLKLATTPSSLSRSELEELQQLLQPLGAFLLPSWTNHCTHLTMDNVSVTVKLLHALLDNKPIVSMAFWRALAKFVRRVHVSEDWPQPEDFPPAQSEDMPSIKWNPQRTQLFARKTVVFCNRKHFDMYAPVVLKAGGTCKDLNSGVRRQFLTKDDVIVIQYIPSTQSQATETIHSVQEILNQAGRRLIPDYEIGLAILHCSTHKFCNPAHTIVENTLATTESMDSSILVLNTGRTETQGNANKQTDFVVAESEIYAPSEKSDKAETQAEKLKQTESEKFKLTKKNKMVYLESSDEENVEVEVEVEVEPTKNSAMPKRKRAIIVDSSDEEQQAASQSKKITKTLPGDKSKQRHNQNAAEKVELTVASRRSTRSNQVQEQEAEKEKPTTSRRSTRSNQVQEPEVEEDQPTTSRRSTRSHHVVEEEVEKQKPASTRRSTRGNEAQPQEVEQPKATTSRRSPRGKQSPEKNKLTAPLIDEESDEEESPFQFKTSNKPSQQQSEKVKLTVPQIDEDSDEESNPFQFTEKATESVKTKVPTAKISVRNFLEKSQNHPAASQSVAPALTASQPRKRLRLEVLNESDSDDNDNPFKFASSSKKKKESFGASNNSDNEGVFNFKSNARNKEQSNNASENPEDSINTEPFSIETKSKSKYIMPKPKESNRKINVSGWLTCSGLHEDIKPKTEVEMEAEVSQVKVKDEDIDEKVAHLKWIASMKDSIQIRMCNLSITVRSHDETQSSLDTTDAKYSGRKNFKKFKKTTNLHPQQRVVELRRMQLAEGMVKVL; from the exons ATGTTATTTGTTAGAGTTTTTGTGAAATTCCGTCGTCTTTGTTTTGTCCCTTTGAAAATGTTTGTGTTGACCAAAGTTGGTGATG ATAAGCAAAAGTTTATGCTATCACCGAACAAAATGGTTTATACCGTTGGTCGCCTGTCTACAGATTTGATATTGTCCGAGGATCTGAGTATTAGTCGCACTCATGTACGCCTGTGCCTGCCCAGTActgacaacaaaaaaccacTCTCTGTAATCGATTTGGGCTCCAAGTACGGCACCTACATCAATAACGACATTCCACTCAACAAAAAGATGCCGGCAAAGACCCTAACTCCACTTCAAGTGGGAGACAACATTCGTTTCGGTGCATTGAAAAACATTTGGCAACTGTCGCAACTGAAGTTGGCCACGACGCCCTCATCACTCTCACGCAGCGAACTGGAggaactgcagcagctgctgcaaccgTTAGGCGCTTTCTTGTTGCCCAGTTGGACCAACCATTGCACGCATCTGACTATGGACAATGTGTCAGTGACTGTCAAACTGTTGCATGCACTGCTCGACAATAAACCCATCGTGAGTATGGCCTTTTGGCGAGCTCTAGCCAAGTTTGTGCGTCGTGTCCACGTCTCTGAGGATTGGCCACAGCCCGAGGACTTTCCTCCAGCGCAGTCGGAGGATATGCCGAGCATAAAATGGAATCCACAGCGAACTCAACTCTTTGCCCGGAAAACTGTTGTCTTTTGCAATCGCAAACACTTTGACATGTATGCTCCAGTTGTGCTCAAAGCGGGCGGCACTTGCAAGGATCTCAATTCGGGAGTGCGTCGGCAGTTTCTAACGAAGGACGACGTCATTGTCATACAATATATTCCTTCCACCCAATCACAAGCAACCGAAACTATTCACAGTGTTCAAg aaattcttAATCAAGCTGGACGTCGTCTTATACCCGATTATGAAATTGGTTTGGCCATTTTGCACTGTTCGacacataaattttgtaatccTGCCCATACAATCGTGGAAAACACGCTGGCCACAACCGAATCGATGGATTCATCAATCTTGGTCTTGAATACGGGGCGCACTGAAACTCAAGGAAacgcaaataaacaaacagatTTTGTTGTGGCGGAATCCGAGATTTATGCGCCCAGCGAAAAATCAGATAAAGCGGAGACACAAGCAGAGAAGTTGAAACAAACGGAATCCGAGAAATTCAAgttaacaaagaaaaacaaaatggttTACTTAGAATCCTCGGATGAAGAGAATGTTGAGGTTGAGGTAGAAGTAGAAGTTGAGCCAACTAAAAATTCAGCTATGCCGAAGCGCAAACGAGCTATCATTGTGGACTCATCGGATGAggagcagcaggcagcaagtCAATCAAAGAAAATAACCAAAACGTTGCCTGGGGACAAGTCTAAGCAACGACACAATCAGAATGCTGCTGAAAAAGTAGAATTAACTGTTGCAAGCAGACGTTCCACACGTTCTAATCAAGTTCAGGAGCAAGAAGCCGAAAAAGAGAAGCCCACAACTTCAAGACGTTCCACACGTTCCAATCAAGTGCAGGAGCCGGAAGTGGAAGAAGACCAACCCACAACTTCAAGACGTTCCACGCGTTCACATCACGTAGTGGAAGAGGAAGTGGAAAAGCAGAAGCCTGCTTCAACGCGTCGTTCCACACGTGGCAATGAAGCCCAGCCACAGGAAGTGGAGCAACCGAAAGCCACAACTTCAAGACGCTCGCCTCGAGGCAAACAGAGTCcagagaaaaataaattaactgcGCCACTGATCGACGAAGAAAGCGATGAGGAAGAGTCGCCATTCCAATTTAAAACATCAAATAAACCAAGTCAGCAACAGTCagaaaaagttaaattaactGTGCCGCAAATTGATGAGGATAGCGATGAGGAATCGAATCCATTTCAGTTCACAGAGAAGGCAACGGAGTCTGTCAAAACGAAGGTTCCAACAGCCAAAATTAGTGTGCGTAATTTTCTTGAGAAATCCCAAAATCATCCTGCGGCCAGTCAAAGTGTGGCTCCAGCTCTAACTGCATCGCAGCCTCGAAAGCGTTTGCGTCTCGAAGTGCTTAACGAAAGCGACAgcgatgataatgataatccGTTCAaatttgccagcagcagcaagaagaaaaaagaatcaTTTGGTGCCAGCAACAATTCAGATAATGAAGGAGTCTTTAATTTCAAATCGAATGCGCGCAACAAGGAGCAGAGCAACAATGCCAGCGAGAATCCCGAAGATTCCATAAACACTGAGCCTTTCTCAATCgaaacgaaatcgaaatccAAGTATATTATGCCCAAGCCCAAGGAAAGCAACCGCAAGATCAACGTTAGTGGCTGGTTAACGTGTAGCGGGCTACACGAGGATATCAAGCCAAAAACCGAAGTGGAAATGGAAGCTGAAGTATCTCAAGTGAAGGTGAAAGACGAGGACATTGATGAGAAGGTTGCGCACTTGAAGTGGATAGCCAGCATGAAGGACAGCATTCAGATTCGCATGTGCAATCTGAGCATTACGGTGCGTTCCCATGATGAGACCCAAAGTTCATTGGACACCACAGATGCCAAATACAGCGGTCGCAAGAACTTTAAGAAGTTCAAAAAG ACTACCAATCTGCATCCACAGCAACGTGTTGTAGAGCTAAGGCGCATGCAGCTGGCCGAGGGCATGGTCAAAGTCTTGTAA